From Mauremys reevesii isolate NIE-2019 linkage group 10, ASM1616193v1, whole genome shotgun sequence, the proteins below share one genomic window:
- the TRAF7 gene encoding E3 ubiquitin-protein ligase TRAF7 isoform X2, translated as MSSNKNARYNRFSSGAANITTPENTNGTRMETTFGPAYSAVTTITKADGTNTFKQHRRTPSSSSTLTYSPRDEDDGMPPISTPHRSDSAISVRSLHSESNMSLRSTFSLHEEEEEPEPLVFAEQPSVKLCCQLCCSVFKDPVITTCGHTFCRRCALTSEKCPVDNAKLTVVVNNIAVAEQIGELFIHCKYGCRPAASSKPAAFEVDPHGCPFTIKLSARKDHESSCDYRPVRCPNNPSCPPLLKMNLEAHLKECEHIKCPHSKYGCTFIGNQDTYETHLEMCKFEGLKEFLQQTDDRFHEMQVAMAQKDQEIAFLRSMLGKLSEKIDQLEKNLELKFDVLDENQSKLSEDLMEFRRDASMLNDELSHINARLNMGILGSYDPQQIFKCKGTFVGHQGPVWCLCVYSIGDLLFSGSSDKTIKVWDTCTTYKCQKTLEGHDGIVLALCIQGNKLYSGSADCTIIVWDIQTLQKVNTIRAHDNPVCTLVSSHNMLFSGSLKAIKVWDIVGTELKLKKELTGLNHWVRALVASQNYLYSGSYQTIKIWDIRNLECVHVLQTSGGSVYSIAVTNHHIVCGTYENLIHVWDIESKEQVRTLTGHVGTVYALAVISTPDQTKVFSASYDRSLRVWSMDNMICTQTLLRHQGSVTALAVSRGRLFSGAVDSTVKVWTC; from the exons CTGACGGGACCAATACCTTTAAGCAGCACCGTAGGACGCCCTCCTCATCCAGCACGCTCACCTACTCCCCGCGAGACGAGGACGATGGCATG CCTCCGATCAGTACCCCACACCGTTCCGACTCCGCCATCTCCGTTCGCTCGTTACACTCCGAGTCCAACATGTCCTTGCGCTCGACGTTCTCGCTCCacgaggaagaggaggaaccA GAGCCCTTGGTGTTTGCCGAACAGCCATCAGTGAAACTCTGCTGCCAGTTGTGTTGTAGTGTGTTTAAAGATCCAGTCATCACAACCTGTGGG CACACGTTTTGCAGAAGATGTGCCTTAACATCTG agAAGTGCCCAGTGGACAACGCCAAACTGACTGTGGTTGTTAACAATATTGCCGTGGCCGAGCAGATAGGGGAGCTGTTCATTCACTGTAAATATGGCTGCCGGCCCGCCGCCAGCAGCAAGCCGGCTGCCTTCGAGGTGGACCCCCACGGATGCCCCTTTACCATTAAACTGAGCGCCCGGAA AGATCACGAAAGCAGCTGTGATTACAGACCAGTTCGCTGTCCCAATAACCCCAGCTGCCCACCTCTCTTGAAAATGAACCTGGAGGCGCATCTCAAAGAGTGCGAACACATCAAGTGCCCTCATTCCAAATACGG gtGTACGTTCATAGGAAATCAAGACACCTACGAGACTCACTTGGAGATGTGTAAGTTTGAGGGGCTGAAGGAGTTCCTGCAGCAGACAGACGACCGCTTCCACGAGATGCAGGTGGCAATGGCTCAGAAGGACCAAGAAATCGCCTTCCTGCGCTCAATGCTGGGCAAGCTCTCAGAGAAGATTGACCAGTTGGAGAAGAACCTGGAACTCAAGTTTG ATGTGCTGGATGAGAACCAGAGCAAGCTGAGCGAGGACCTGATGGAGTTCCGCAGGGATGCCTCCATGCTAAAT GATGAACTGTCCCACATCAACGCCCGCCTCAACATGGGCATCTTAGGAT CGTACGATCCTCAGCAGATCTTCAAATGCAAGGGGACCTTTGTCGGGCATCAGGGCCCTGTCTGGTGTCTGTGTGTTTACTCCATAGGAGACTTGCTTTTCAGTGGCTCCTCAGACAAAACCATTAAG GTGTGGGATACCTGCACCACATACAAGTGCCAAAAGACCTTGGAGGGCCACGATGGGATTGTCCTAGCTCTCTGCATTCAGGG GAACAAGCTGTACAGCGGTTCTGCTGACTGCACCATCATT GTCTGGGACATTCAAACCTTGCAGAAGGTGAACACGATCCGAGCGCATGACAATCCTGTTTGCACTTTGGTCTCCTCACACAACATGCTGTTCAGTGGCTCCCTTAAAGCCATTAAG GTCTGGGACATCGTGGGCACCGAACTCAAGCTGAAAAAGGAACTGACAGGTCTCAATCACTGGGTGCGAGCGCTTGTGGCTTCTCAAAACTATCTCTACAGTGGGTCTTACCAAACAATCAAG ATCTGGGACATCCGGAACCTGGAGTGTGTCCATGTGCTGCAGACGTCAGGGGGCAGCGTGTACTCCATCGCCGTGACCAACCATCACATTGTGTGTGGCACCTACGAGAACCTCATCCAT GTCTGGGATATCGAGTCGAAGGAGCAGGTACGCACGCTGACCGGGCACGTGGGGACGGTGTACGCCCTGGCCGTCATCTCCACGCCGGATCAAACCAAAGTCTTCAGTGCGTCGTACGATCGCTCTCTCAGG GTGTGGAGCATGGACAACATGATCTGCACTCAGACGCTGCTGCGGCACCAGGGCAGCGTGACGGCGCTCGCGGTCTCCAGGGGCCGCCTGTTCTCCGGCGCTGTGGACAGCACTGTTAAG GTCTGGACGTGCTAA
- the TRAF7 gene encoding E3 ubiquitin-protein ligase TRAF7 isoform X1, with the protein MQSPVRSPLPNRKQQSQAVLELNWRKSPHLRKAIWQKLDSRETTSAAAELIGTAEPGSCLGGRFTKLSAKDSFLAPALQGRAPPISTPHRSDSAISVRSLHSESNMSLRSTFSLHEEEEEPEPLVFAEQPSVKLCCQLCCSVFKDPVITTCGHTFCRRCALTSEKCPVDNAKLTVVVNNIAVAEQIGELFIHCKYGCRPAASSKPAAFEVDPHGCPFTIKLSARKDHESSCDYRPVRCPNNPSCPPLLKMNLEAHLKECEHIKCPHSKYGCTFIGNQDTYETHLEMCKFEGLKEFLQQTDDRFHEMQVAMAQKDQEIAFLRSMLGKLSEKIDQLEKNLELKFDVLDENQSKLSEDLMEFRRDASMLNDELSHINARLNMGILGSYDPQQIFKCKGTFVGHQGPVWCLCVYSIGDLLFSGSSDKTIKVWDTCTTYKCQKTLEGHDGIVLALCIQGNKLYSGSADCTIIVWDIQTLQKVNTIRAHDNPVCTLVSSHNMLFSGSLKAIKVWDIVGTELKLKKELTGLNHWVRALVASQNYLYSGSYQTIKIWDIRNLECVHVLQTSGGSVYSIAVTNHHIVCGTYENLIHVWDIESKEQVRTLTGHVGTVYALAVISTPDQTKVFSASYDRSLRVWSMDNMICTQTLLRHQGSVTALAVSRGRLFSGAVDSTVKVWTC; encoded by the exons ATGCAAAGCCCAGTTCGCTCTCCCCTCCCAAACAGGAAGCAACAAAGCCAGGCTGTTCTTGAATTGAATTGGAGGAAGTCTCCACACTTACGCAAAGCAATTTGGCAGAAGTTAGATAGCAGGGAAACAACAAGTGCTGCTGCAGAGCTTATAGGAACGGCAGAGCCTGGGAGCTGTCTCGGGGGCAGATTTACTAAGCTTTCTGCGAAGGATTCATTCTTAGCTCCTGCACTACAGGGACGCGCA CCTCCGATCAGTACCCCACACCGTTCCGACTCCGCCATCTCCGTTCGCTCGTTACACTCCGAGTCCAACATGTCCTTGCGCTCGACGTTCTCGCTCCacgaggaagaggaggaaccA GAGCCCTTGGTGTTTGCCGAACAGCCATCAGTGAAACTCTGCTGCCAGTTGTGTTGTAGTGTGTTTAAAGATCCAGTCATCACAACCTGTGGG CACACGTTTTGCAGAAGATGTGCCTTAACATCTG agAAGTGCCCAGTGGACAACGCCAAACTGACTGTGGTTGTTAACAATATTGCCGTGGCCGAGCAGATAGGGGAGCTGTTCATTCACTGTAAATATGGCTGCCGGCCCGCCGCCAGCAGCAAGCCGGCTGCCTTCGAGGTGGACCCCCACGGATGCCCCTTTACCATTAAACTGAGCGCCCGGAA AGATCACGAAAGCAGCTGTGATTACAGACCAGTTCGCTGTCCCAATAACCCCAGCTGCCCACCTCTCTTGAAAATGAACCTGGAGGCGCATCTCAAAGAGTGCGAACACATCAAGTGCCCTCATTCCAAATACGG gtGTACGTTCATAGGAAATCAAGACACCTACGAGACTCACTTGGAGATGTGTAAGTTTGAGGGGCTGAAGGAGTTCCTGCAGCAGACAGACGACCGCTTCCACGAGATGCAGGTGGCAATGGCTCAGAAGGACCAAGAAATCGCCTTCCTGCGCTCAATGCTGGGCAAGCTCTCAGAGAAGATTGACCAGTTGGAGAAGAACCTGGAACTCAAGTTTG ATGTGCTGGATGAGAACCAGAGCAAGCTGAGCGAGGACCTGATGGAGTTCCGCAGGGATGCCTCCATGCTAAAT GATGAACTGTCCCACATCAACGCCCGCCTCAACATGGGCATCTTAGGAT CGTACGATCCTCAGCAGATCTTCAAATGCAAGGGGACCTTTGTCGGGCATCAGGGCCCTGTCTGGTGTCTGTGTGTTTACTCCATAGGAGACTTGCTTTTCAGTGGCTCCTCAGACAAAACCATTAAG GTGTGGGATACCTGCACCACATACAAGTGCCAAAAGACCTTGGAGGGCCACGATGGGATTGTCCTAGCTCTCTGCATTCAGGG GAACAAGCTGTACAGCGGTTCTGCTGACTGCACCATCATT GTCTGGGACATTCAAACCTTGCAGAAGGTGAACACGATCCGAGCGCATGACAATCCTGTTTGCACTTTGGTCTCCTCACACAACATGCTGTTCAGTGGCTCCCTTAAAGCCATTAAG GTCTGGGACATCGTGGGCACCGAACTCAAGCTGAAAAAGGAACTGACAGGTCTCAATCACTGGGTGCGAGCGCTTGTGGCTTCTCAAAACTATCTCTACAGTGGGTCTTACCAAACAATCAAG ATCTGGGACATCCGGAACCTGGAGTGTGTCCATGTGCTGCAGACGTCAGGGGGCAGCGTGTACTCCATCGCCGTGACCAACCATCACATTGTGTGTGGCACCTACGAGAACCTCATCCAT GTCTGGGATATCGAGTCGAAGGAGCAGGTACGCACGCTGACCGGGCACGTGGGGACGGTGTACGCCCTGGCCGTCATCTCCACGCCGGATCAAACCAAAGTCTTCAGTGCGTCGTACGATCGCTCTCTCAGG GTGTGGAGCATGGACAACATGATCTGCACTCAGACGCTGCTGCGGCACCAGGGCAGCGTGACGGCGCTCGCGGTCTCCAGGGGCCGCCTGTTCTCCGGCGCTGTGGACAGCACTGTTAAG GTCTGGACGTGCTAA